The sequence below is a genomic window from Humulus lupulus chromosome 3, drHumLupu1.1, whole genome shotgun sequence.
TATTTTATGACATTTTTTATTGTAATCATAGCAAGTTtcctataaaattttgaaattttttaaataatttacggtgtcgaaaacaagatttaaataatatgttttttcacgcatataaaaaaaatgcatacatgCAACAAACTATTTAAATTTTGATTTGGGTACCATATATTATCTGAAATTCTTCAAAATTTCGTAATAAATCTCCAATGACTACAATGAACAATATTATATAAAAACACTTAAGTCAAAATTGATTTACATGACTAAAATAGAAttgccacatatatatatacactaggtagaagtaacgtgcaatgcacgtttgcttaattttaaaactgtaaatattatctataattttaataaaagcgAGTTCACTATTTTttgtttataaaaatatttatatatataatagaatgaattatagttctatagtatatataaatatttatatcaataatatctacatatatgacatctaaacacaacgttaacatagatatatatatatatataaatatttacgtgactacatgacatatatataaaatacaataatatttaaaaataaattaataatagaaataaaataagaaatgaAAAAGTTATAGCGTAGATATTAATATACATGTATAAATTATTTTAAGTTTccaatgtatctcacaatgtcctttggtgaatttgatgaagaaaaagagctcaaatcacttgataaaaaacaaactatcacataaatttataagataaaaaatgatatgtatgtctttattatttttaaataaatatgatttaattatttaaattgtcaTAAagtatcttaaaaatattatattttaataaattaaattatttatttttgtttaagtttatgtttattctaattttttaatttgataatgacaacaaaagattatatattatatgtttaatataatattaattttaagtttaattatattttgtttaagttattaaatgtatagttttattatttttaaataattatcattgtatagtatctcaaaaatatcatattttattgtaacgccccaaactccagggaccgttacggtgtgccttgtaaacagtgctaaactcgctaaccgagtcatttgggcaaaaacgtgaactaagtatgattagcagtttaggaattaaaaactttggttaagatgtaacgcttcactagaacgtttagtatatacattgggatcccgaaaatataatttcagagtttattacagaaaatatttacaacaggccgttctaagcggcaaaacaaggttcaaccctagttccactttaaacctcggccgtggcggacgagcagctgcatatgtacacatcatcacctaagctctttaactcaaggatggtccagcttcctcttgcctttacctgcaccacgtagcacccgtgagccaaagcccagcaagaaaacacaataaagcgtgatataatatcaacaacgatcataataaccattcaggactgtcagtccaagcaaataggtgacaatagccaaaagtcacaataatgagcatcgctccttctagccatgtgacgatagggtcaccagggcttaacggaTAAGTGATTccttcttaagtttgattaggacaggtgcaaggtgattagtcaccaacataacattcctcacgactctagagtcgaaactatggacaacgtcccttagccatgtgacaaacggtcaccggggtcatttaccttggctatagtcatctggtcgtagaccaggcaagcgcttataagttcttcgaccttagggtcggtcccgcattaatgccatggagctattcaatacgTGAtcgtcgaccttagggtcggtctggcattagtgccttagagccactcaatgcacgattctcgactttagagtcggtccagcattaatgctatggagccattcaatgcatgattcattgaccttagggtcggtctagcattaatgccatagagccattcaatgcgtgattctcaaCTTTAGAGTCggcccctgactagtcagtgtcatacacaagtaagccatgtcGCCagtcatatatcacatgttccatatccataaacaaggtattcaacatgcttactaacaggtattagtacaattagaaccatgcataaacacagaggctcaagctctggacgatatcatactcagtatacaaagcatgtcctaatcacatgttactcatgcatcatatgcaatatatccagcaatccaacatgcatcaataacaaccatgcatgtcacgcgtaataatcaaccaacatgcatcaaggatagccatgcatgtcttactcattaatcaaccaacatgcatcataatagccatgcatgtcatattcaataatcaaccaacatgcctcgataataaccatgcatgtcacatatacacagggtgcagttttcttacctcaaagtcgagctagaatgatttaaagaacgacccttgagaacgatcgatccttaatcctttgacggtcacctagtcataaccaaaacgatctccaattaatgaacattaccaaagatagggtcttaacctaaaccccactctcgggacctcgaaacatgccctcacagtgagtagattcgatcccgggcctcaaggattgaaaccccaagccaaaagcccttaaaaacacccaaaacagggttctgaaggaacagggtagcgctacagcgctgcccttctagcgccccagcgctcaaggcagaaccacaaaccgcccaacctccctgcaggtagcgctgtagcgccctacactgggcgctatagcgctaccttcagcTAGCCAATTCCCAGATTTTCCCTctttcgattctaccatttctaacccaatccaaaagcttccaacacatcaaattaactcccaaatgaacccaaataccatcacCACATGTCCTAGGggccacaaccccaagaaccctagccaaaactccaaccaattcccaagtttccaacccaaacactagctgaaacttaacttagaaaacagagcaaaattaagagttctagtggctagaaactcacctcaatttcagcaacacaccctcttcaatggtggagcataaccctagctcggctaagcttggttccttggcttaattcctcaaactgagcttgaaaatccaaagagaaaagaggaagaattCTATCGGGAGAGAAAGGAAAGAAGCTCTGTTTTTCCCCTGTATTTCCTCAGCTTTCTAACACTTacaagctgatataaatccttagggtcaaaagaccataatgcccttaggccaaataaacccctccaaaagcttccgagggtaaaaccgtcatttcccgcctatctcgttaattataattaacgctctccaatttccactattctcaatattcccaaataccaattaatcatatcccattaccctttaattcccggtaatgctctaatcattaaattcaccccgagactcaccccgagccctgaacttaatctcgttatgactagaccaaacacttacatctcatgatcgtctcatgtcgatagctcgagccaatccaccttataatgtggctatattaattaatcacaatcacgcacccaaaatatacaattacgcccacagtggccaaattaccaaattaccctcataattaacatatgagcccatatgcatgcattcaccatcatataataatataatccacgtaaacatgcatataatcattaaatagtatcacaattcaattatggccctcccggcctcctaatcaaggtcctaaaccttattaagaaatttgggacattacatttattttgtttaattatttatttatttaattttatttaagtttaagtcatatttATAATTTACGATTAAATATAAGATTATCTcattaaagttaacggaaaaataaaatcaaaaaaccgttaaaactaataatttttattatttatacattttttatataaaagatatatatatatatatatatgaataatggACTTATGATGTAGCTTATTAAAATCCCACCCTTTCCTaatgtgtgtgagagagagagagagagagagtttggtaCATGTATGATGTATGTGCCGTACTAGAGACGtgtatattaaatttaattaattaactgaGGGAAGATAGGGAATAGAATTAGCTCCAAGAAGACTAGGAAAGAATGCTTAATTAAAGTCAAATTTTATCAGTACGTTGGATATTTTGGCTACATTATAAACTTTTAAATTTATGATCAGTATAATATTTCATTGAGCTACTCGAAATTTACTCACACATGACCATGACAGATAGTCGATTCATTTTTGtactttcatatatatatatatacatatgtttacttttaattatatatattttggtaAATCAGTTCAATTTTGTATTATGCACAAATTAATTACAAACACCAATCAATTAATTACATTTGTAATTTCCCCACCCAATCTAAGTCATACTTACTTATCTTCCCTTCCTTCATAAAACAATCCTAGTACAACGTAAGTTTTGATTTTCACAACAACATTACAAGCCATTGGAACCTTTAGGTTCTGTAGGCTTCATTCCAAGCTCTCCATATGGTACACACTAGCATTGAGAGCACAATAATAAACTCTTCTATGGCAACAAGAATGCCTACTTCTTCTAACCCAATTCAAAATACCACTCAACTTATATCTATTAGAACCAATACTTAACccgttcaaaatttgatgcataCATTGAGTACCAAAGTAACACTCAAAAAATAGGTGTATGTGGGATTCTTCAAACTGACCACAATCAAACCGACCATAGATAAAACAAAGAGGATTAGTTGTAACACCAAATCTTGTGAGCCTATCCGTGGTCTGCAGACGCCTCTTTAACGCCAACCAAATCATAAACTTGAGCTTAGGGATACCAAGTCTATCCCAAATCTGAGAGTACTTCCATCTTATCTCTGTATTCTTCTTTAGCTGGTTGTACACCTTGGCAATGTTGTAGCCTGGCCAACTGATTTCATTATGAGGATAAACTTCCTTTAACTCATTCTTAGCCTTGACAATTCGGTTCCAGTACCAACTACTTGTACTTGGATTATTATAACTCCACCAATATGCCTCCTTTAAATACACTTGATGTACCCATTTAACCTATAAATTATCTTCTTTCTTTGCAATTGCCCAAACATATTTTCCTATAGCACAAAAGTTCCATAGACCAATATCTCTGAAACTGATCCCTCCCTGCTGCTTGGACTTGCACATCTTAGCCCAAGAAACTCTACCAGGACTTGTATACTAGCCTGTGCTTTTCCACAAAAAAGCCCTACAGATTTGATTAATTCTTTTAATCACATATTTTGGGAGAATTACCACTTGAGACCTGTAAGTATTGATTGAAAAAGCAATACCGAATTAATAAGGATGCATCGCCCTGCAAAAGAAAGATTCCTCGTGCTCCAACTCCTTATCCTCCCTACCATTTTATCTACAAGACATTCACAATCTGctcttgtaatttttttgttgttgattGTCATTCCTAAATAGTTAAAAGGAAGACTACTACGAATAAAACCTGTCATCCCAGTAAGCCTAGCCCAATCCTCCTCCTTCAACCCTGCACCATATATGGCAGATTTTCTTTGGTTTGCCTGCAATCCTAAACTCTAAGAAAAAATCTGAAAGCCTTTTAACATTAAATGGATAGCCTTGAAATCTCctttaataaataataacaaGTCATCCGCAAAGCATAGATGGGTAAGCTTTAGACTCTCACACCTTGGATGAAACTTGAAATCAACTTGCTTAGCTACTTTAACAAGAATTCTTGAGAGATATTCCATTCCTATGACAAAGAGCAAGGGGGACATTGGATCCCCTTGTCTTAAACCTCTCTTTGACTGAAGATACCCGCTTAAAGCCCCATTGATCATGAAAGAAAACCTTGGAGTAGTAGCACAACTCATCACCAACTCTATAAATTTCATGAGAAACTTTAGAGCCATCATCATTTCTTTTAAAAAGCTCCAATCCAAGGTATCATAAGCCTTTTGAAGATCTATTTTTATCATACAAGCAGATCTAGCACCTGTCCTTCCATAACCTCTCACCATATCTTGACATATCATTATATTGTGAGCTATATGTCTTCCTTTAACAAAACCACTCTGGTTGTCTAAAATAATTGAAGGAAGAACCTCTCGAAGTCTTGAGCAAATGAGATTTGTAGCTATCTTCTAGACCACATTGCAACAAGCAATGGTTTTGTACTCACTcacattcttggggcattttgtTTTGGGAATAAGAGTCACTATTGTTGTATTGATCTCCTTAAGAATCTGACTAGTATGAAGAAACGATAAGACTGCCTTAACCAAGTCTTGACCCATAATGTCCTATGTGTGCTTGAAGAAAGCACTACTGTACCATCTGGACCCGGAGCCTTCTCATTTGGAATCAAAATCAGAGCTACTTGAACATCATCTTTAGTGTATTCCTTCTGCAAAAATTCAGCATGTTTGTAACGCCATAAACTCCagagaccgttacggtgtgccttgtaaacagtgctaaactcgctaatcgagtcatttggccaaaatcgtgtaactaagtatgattagcggtttagggattaaattttttggttaagatataacgtttcattagaacgtttattatatacattgggatcccgaaaagataatttaaaggtttattacaagaaaatatttacgacgggccgatctaagcggcaaaccagggtttaaccctagttcctcttcaaacctcgaccgtggtggtcgagcagctgcatatgtacacattgtcacctaagctctccaactcaaggatggtccaactttcttttgcctttacctgcaccacatagcacccgtgagccgaagcccaacaagaaaacttaatatgctcatgaacagtaataacatgtcatcaaatcataaggcacacgcctagcagatatagccctaatcaagcaggcaaacaaattCACGTAACaaggggtatccaggataaagaatccTGCCCACCTGAGTGGACGAATATCAAGTcagtctcaatcagataagtgatttaacactggtggttccggtaaccataccgcgctgatagccctgaataaaagagtgacagtggtacaagtcactaaagtgggttctattcccaatataaataagtgatcctttcactagcttaaacaagataggtgcatgatgattagtcatcaacataaccttcctcctgactctagggtcataactatggaactctattccctagccatgtgacaagcagtcacctaggccttaggccctgactctagtaactagtcttagactaggcaagcggttataagtttcatcaaccttagggtcggtccagcattaataccctatatgagtcattcaatgctgatatcgattaaatctaattttcatttggctcggcgttcatgacgctatgccatttatgactcttaggtcagtatccctgactagtcagtacatatacaagtaagcaatgccaccaaacatatatcacatatccaatatccgaatacaaggcattcagcatgcttacttaacaaatactagcacaattaggatcatgcataaacacagaggctcaagctctgaacaatatcatactcagtatacaaagcatgtcctaatcacatgtttctcatgcattacatttaagcatccaacatgcataaaaaatagccatgcatgtcacatatacacatggtgcagttttcttacctttggtccaagcacaggttactaataaacgagccacaagcacgatcctgattccaagcctctggtgataacctagtcacaatcacaaatggtgatccaatgagttcaagttctaaaaccaatcccggaaccaagacctagcctctgagacatcaaatcccactaaaccgggtattaggaatgatcccgaggcctaaggtttgagttcccatgactaaaaacccactttggtcacttttcctcttttgagccgtagccccaaccattagagccgcagccccactcaagtcaggcccaaaaacTCTTCTTTGACAGCAATTAGAGCCTCAGCTCTACCCaatagagccgcagctcaaatagccctTCAGCACCaaaccaccagcttcttcaagcttgagccgcagcgcccaaAAACAAAGccgcggctcaacctcgaacccagccaaaaatcctccatttcttcttctaaaatcctttcataaacatatccaaacatctccaaactcaaaaatcaaagttcccaaacctccccatgatccaaaacccataaaacccaagtctcaaatcaattaaaaactcattaaaacacaaaatccaattcaagcttaaaaactttaaaaacttaaaacttaaaacttaaattacctccgattgagttgtttcccaactaaatcctccggctaataagcttctaatctttcctaggattgctatgcctcgatcctcgcttgaatccgagtcctagaactcaagtttccttcgaaaatgcgatcgggagacgaaagtggaacttagagggagagagaacgtacagaatgttcttttattcttttaaaaggttacttcaagcttaagtagcctcaaccatatCCTAACACccgggtcccgaaaacacccccggggacaaaatagtcaaaacctccagaattttcccctgaacttactaactcccaatttatcaccaaatgtttattcccattacccaataacccggtaatgctctaaatacccccttgactcactccgagtcaagaataaatcccgttgtgactttcccactagcttacatcctaggatcatcttgtgctgagtaaccctggcataaccaaataataataaagcaccacacacatatcacatatatgcccgacatggccaaaatatgaaaatcacccaattactcagaaatgggttcacatgcatatttaatacacctaaacatgcatattattatttattaacataataaagcaattatggccctcccggcctcctaatcaaggtcctaaaccttattaggaaatttggggcattacaatgttGTTCTGTAACTAGCTTCCCTGCCTACACCACATGAGTCAGCATTGATTTCCTTCCTTCTTAGACTGTTCCCAACAAAGCTTCATAGAACTCCTTAAAATCCTGACCAACACCTTCCTGATTATCAATCCAGTTTCCTTTCATATCCCATATAGAATATATCGAGTTCTGGATGCACCTACTTCTAATACTGATGTGAAAGACTATTGTATTCTCATCCCCTTCCTTCAACCAAGCAATTTTCACCTTTTGCTTCAAAAATTGAATCATATCCTTATGAGCTTGCTGATACTCTTCCTGAATTGTTATCTCCTCATCCATCAATTGAATATTACCTGGATcctcttttattttttcttcaattgCTATCATCATCTTATACTTCTCAGACTCAGCAAACACATCTCCTGTACCTTCTCTATTGATCTTTGTGAGGACtacccttaatctctttaatttgcTAACCAGATAATACATTGGGGTCCCAATTGTATCTTCATTCCAAATCTCAGCCACCTTCCTATGAAAATCCTTGTAGCTGCTCCAAAAATTGAAGTATCTAAAAGGTTTCCTAGTCTCCTGGATTGGATAGATAGTCACCAAAAATGGACTATGGTCAAACTCTCCCTTTGGGAAAAACATGACCTCTGCATTTCCATACTTATTCACCCACTTCACATTAGCAATAACTCTATCAAGTTTGGCATAAACTCGAACCCTTCCTTCCTGTTTGTTATTCCAATTAAAAAATGAACCCGAAACTTCACATATTCTAATCCGCAATGCTCCACACATCTCTGAAAAAGAATCATTTCAGTACCATCTCCACGATAGCTCAATTTCTCAGCAGTTGATAAATCTGAATTGAAGTCCCCCATTACAATCCACGGGTAGCTGGTCTCATTCCTTATTTTCTTCAAATCTGCCCATAAACTCTCTCATCCTCTCAGATCATTGAAAGCATAAACTATTGTTACTTCAAACTTTTCACCACTTTTGGAATTGACAATGAAGTGCATCCATTGACTAGAGCTCCCATGAATATTAACATCAAAACTTCTCGGATTCCTAACCACAACAATTATGCCATTAGGATGATGCGTCAAATTTGTTGTGAAACACCAACCTTGAAACATATTAAGGTATAAGGTTCCCATTTTGGTAACCTTAACCTTAGTTTCTAGGAGACTAACAAAACCTATACGTTTATTGGAAATAATTTTCATGACTTCCTTTTGCTTGTAAGGTTTGTTAAGACCCCTAATATTCCATCCAAATAACCTATCCATCTATTAATGGAGGGTCTCCCCCTCCATTAATATTGGCCCTCGTTTCCTTTAAAACTTCCCCAACTTGCACTTCTGTTGCATTTTCTACTATGACTCTCTTCCCTTTAACTTGCTGAAAACCTTCTTCATCCTTCCTACTTATGCTTTTCCCCTGTTTATCCTCCCCTGAATTCTCTTGTTGAGCTACCTTTTGAACCATTGTAGTCTTCAACTTCCATACTTTTGTTGGTACTCCTTGAGTCTTACTCTTCCTGCAAACTTGCTTAGTGCATTTATCAGGTTTCCATTCATAATAGACCTCAACATACACATATTCCCCCTTTTCATCTTCAAATTTAATGCGTGCAGTCAAATCTTGTGCAATATTCACTTCAATAAGCACCCTAGCATACTGTAATTTCTCCCTAGCCACTGTTCCTTTGTCTTGCCGCACCATCTTCCCAATTGTTCCAACTATTTTATTGTTCATTCCCCCAATATTTATGCTCAAGATTACTTAATTGAACCCAAATTGGGATTGTCAACACTGTCTTTCTAGTAAACTTTGAATCTGGATCCCACATTTTCATTATGATTGGCTTCCTGTCAAAGAATTGATAACCTCCATTCAAGATTTCATCTCGAGCATCTACAGAATGAAATCGAATTAGAAACACTCTCTGAGCTAGTAACCCTATCTTATCAATTCCTTTATCCCTCCAAACTCTTCGAAAAAACCATTCCATCACCGATATAGGAGGGGTAGCTCCCAAAACATAACACACTACGACAGTGCTCCAAAaacaggttttaaaggacagtttacaaaatttcaaagttataTACATccataagccactctaatggcaaaatacgcaTTTCAGGTTTTCCTTTCCTGGCActactcctcgaccgtggtgaacGAGTAGCTGACtgtgtacattctgccccagagctctcaaactcaggactggtccaccttgcctttacctgcaccacgtagcacccgtgagccaaggcccagcaagaaaaccataatgtagAGCATAAACGATACAGACAAACAAATAATCCATAAAGTTGTTAACCAGGTATTCAGCATACCAtaacagtcatctactcagagaggtcaaacaattattcaatagccattcatctcagtattaaacaagttataatcaacaaacaacaataataacatatcaatattcatcatacaatactcaggctcaatgcccttaggccgcaccctctatttaacccactgtctccggcttacttaggccgagcccagtgtttaacccactgactctggcccactTAAGTCGAGCTCAGTGactattaagctgtcctcagctaccaatggccgagccacgtcctgtgcacaaatatcagtttcggcactcttaggctgtttatttcatgctctcatggcatatcacaatcatacaacaattgtattcaaatatagggagcccttagtcccttCACAGCCACATgaaagggtgcaattttcttacatttAATTCCGAGTGCTTCGGTTAATagagacgaccctcgagcacgatcccgttccgagccctagcgtacacctagtcacaaaccataAAATGGTACTTTGATAAGTTTGAATTCTAAAGGACAATCCCGAGACCAAACTCGCGCTCTcggggacctctaattccactaAACGAAGTGGTgtaaccatcccccgagcccccaagcaaaaaacCCTAAAAGAATTCCCAAAAACCAAGTTAAGAAGGatgagtagcgctacaacgctattagatgggcgctacaacgctagagtGAGAGACTCAAGCCCCctagaaaacacagcctagcgaTGTAgcactcccaacctagcgctacaaccaAGACATGCAAAGTTCTGGGTTTTTTCCATCGAACTTTCCCGAGCGAAACCTTCGAaaacccactccaaacctcaactaaactcaaaattgaacctaCAATTCACTATAGCTCAACCAAAACACCCACATAACACCAAAACTTGGCTAACAACTTCATCAAACACAAAAATCAAACTTGAGctctgaagctcaagaacaccatctaaaACCAGAAACCCAGATAATCAAGGTCAGAAATTGTTACCTCTGATGAATgaatccgaccctaggttgccttcaatgTTCCTCCCAGCTttgattcctccaattcccaagtttaaatccttaaacttccatccaaaacCAAACTCAGAAATCATTCTCAACAAAACTCAGCAAACACAGATaaaaccttaaaccttaccttaatttggaAGTTAAttccagctgaactccttagCTACTCCAAGGATCAAAGCTCCAAAACCTAGCCTAGACTTCCTCTTGAGTTCTCAGcttcaaaattctcaagggaGAGTGAGGGAGAAAGAAGTCGTGAGAAAG
It includes:
- the LOC133824069 gene encoding uncharacterized protein LOC133824069; its protein translation is MCGALRIRICEVSGSFFNWNNKQEGRVRVYAKLDRVIANVKWVNKYGNAEVMFFPKGEFDHSPFLVTIYPIQETRKPFRYFNFWSSYKDFHRKVAEIWNEDTIGTPMYYLVSKLKRLRVVLTKINREGTGDVFAESEKYKMMIAIEEKIKEDPGNIQLMDEEITIQEEYQQAHKDMIQFLKQKVKIAWLKEGDENTIVFHISIRSRCIQNSIYSIWDMKGNWIDNQEGVGQDFKEFYEALLGTV